The following proteins are encoded in a genomic region of Grus americana isolate bGruAme1 chromosome 5, bGruAme1.mat, whole genome shotgun sequence:
- the TMEM229B gene encoding transmembrane protein 229B produces MAAAEPLTAFSRWYLYAIHGYFCEVMFTAAWDFVVNFNWKFPGVTSVWALFIYGTSILIVEKMYLYLKDKCNILVRCFIYTLWTYLWEFTTGLILRQFNACPWDYSQFDFDFMGLITLEYAIPWFCASFIMEQLVIRNTLRLRFDETAEPGAPTVPIALANGHVKTD; encoded by the coding sequence ATGGCTGCGGCAGAACCTCTGACCGCTTTCTCCCGATGGTACCTCTATGCCATTCACGGCTATTTCTGTGAGGTGATGTTCACGGCTGCCTGGGATTTTGTGGTCAACTTTAATTGGAAGTTTCCAGGCGTTACCAGTGTGTGGGCACTCTTCATCTATGGCACCTCCATCCTCATTGTGGAGAAGATGTATCTATATCTCAAAGACAAGTGTAACATTTTAGTGCGCTGCTTCATTTACACACTTTGGACATACCTCTGGGAGTTCACCACCGGCCTCATCCTACGCCAGTTCAATGCCTGCCCATGGGACTATTCCCAGTTTGATTTTGACTTCATGGGCCTGATCACCCTGGAGTATGCTATCCCATGGTTTTGTGCTTCTTTCATTATGGAGCAGCTGGTGATCAGAAACACCCTGCGCTTACGATTTGATGAGACTGCTGAGCCGGGGGCCCCCACTGTCCCCATTGCCTTGGCCAACGGCCACGTGAAGACTGATTGA